The Leptodactylus fuscus isolate aLepFus1 chromosome 3, aLepFus1.hap2, whole genome shotgun sequence genome has a segment encoding these proteins:
- the LOC142196849 gene encoding cytochrome P450 2K6-like codes for MDFGFSLSSFVLILALLYILNFLKSWKQSHVENFPPSPRCLPLIGNLHLVDLQRPHLTFLQFAKKYGPVFRVQMGMKTMVVLAGYETVKEALVNNAEVFGERGLLKIFTSMDKGMGVTFSQGENSKIMRRFAISTLRDFGMGKSIIEEKIIEECSHLTNYFASFKGEPFEDFMILRAAVANIIVSILIRIRMDYDDSQFRRLLHLEHDNVRLLATPMVLLYNMFPFFGMLPGSHKTIVKNVEELCDFITKTFTERLKNLDENDQRSLIDAFLVRQKEEAANPQSYFHNGNLTRVVRNLFSAGIDTAATTLSWGLLLMAKYPKIQEKVQEEILSVIGSAQPLYSHRGQMPFTNAVIHEIQRFADIAPLNLGHETTKDVIFKGYFLPKGTYIVPLLTSVLRDKTQFEKPEEFYPNHFLDSKGNFRKNEAFMPFSAGRRACAGETLARMELFIFFTSLLQKFTFSFPPGVTEVDMTPDIGITNAPKPHMICALPCS; via the exons ATGGATTTTGGATTCTCTTTATCATCTTTTGTGTTGATTTTGGCTCTTCTATATATCTTGAATTTCCTAAAAAGTTGGAAACAAAGTCATGTTGAGAATTTCCCTCCCAGTCCCAGATGTTTACCGCTGATCGGGAATTTGCATCTTGTGGATTTACAGAGACCTCACCTCACTTTTCTACAG TTTGCAAAGAAGTATGGCCCGGTGTTTCGTGTCCAGATGGGTATGAAAACAATGGTGGTCTTAGCCGGATATGAGACTGTGAAAGAAGCTCTAGTCAATAACGCAGAAGTGTTTGGAGAAAGGGGATTACTGAAAATATTCACTAGTATGGACAAGGGAATGG GAGTTACTTTCTCACAAGGTGAAAACTCGAAGATTATGAGACGTTTTGCAATATCCACATTACGGGACTTTGGCATGGGAAAAAGTATCATAGAGGAGAAGATTATTGAAGAATGTTCACACTTGACTAATTATTTTGCAtctttcaaag GCGAGCCATTTGAGGACTTTATGATCCTACGAGCTGCTGTGGCAAATATTATAGTGTCCATTTTAATAAGGATTCGAATGGACTATGATGATTCTCAATTCCGAAGATTGCTACACCTAGAACATGACAATGTTAGACTTTTGGCAACTCCAATGGTTTTG CTCTATAACATGTTCCCATTCTTTGGAATGCTTCCCGGTAGTCACAAGACAATTGTGAAAAATGTTGAGGAACTTTGTGACTTTATTACAAAAACATTCACAGAACGTCTGAAGAACTTGGATGAAaatgatcaaagaagtttaattgATGCTTTCCTCGTCAGACAAAAAGAG GAAGCGGCAAACCCTCAATCGTATTTCCACAATGGAAATCTGACACGTGTTGTAAGAAACCTGTTCTCAGCAGGAATAGATACAGCGGCCACTACACTATCCTGGGGACTTCTTTTGATGGCAAAATATCCAAAAATCCaag AAAAAGTTCAAGAGGAAATtttatcagtcattggctctgCCCAGCCCTTATACAGCCACCGAGGACAAATGCCCTTTACAAATGCAGTAATACATGAAATCCAGAGATTCGCTGATATTGCACCTCTTAACTTGGGCCATGAAACAACCAAAGATGTGATCTTTAAGGGATATTTTCTTCCAAAA GGAACTTATATCGTTCCATTATTGACCTCGGTATTGAGAGATAAGACTCAATTTGAGAAACCAGAAGAGTTTTATCCAAATCATTTTCTTGACTCCAAGGGAAATTTCAGGAAGAATGAAGCCTTCATGCCATTCTCTGCAG gtcGTAGAGCCTGTGCCGGAGAGACACTTGCAAGAATGGAGCTCTTCATCTTTTTCACAAGTCTTCTGCAGAAATTCACCTTCTCCTTCCCCCCAGGGGTCACTGAGGTGGACATGACACCTGACATTGGAATAACAAATGCACCGAAACCCCATATGATTTGTGCTTTGCCTTGCAGTTAA